In the genome of Paramisgurnus dabryanus chromosome 18, PD_genome_1.1, whole genome shotgun sequence, one region contains:
- the clint1b gene encoding clathrin interactor 1 has product MLNMWKVRELVDKATNVVMNYSEIESKVREATNDDPWGPSGQLMGEIAKSTFMYEQFPEVMNMLWTRMLKDNKKNWRRVYKALLLLAYLIRNGSERVVTSAREHIYDLRSLENYHFVDESGKDQGINVRQKVKEMVEFVQDDDRLREERKKAKKNKDKYIGVSSDAMGGFKQSNSGERLDSESKGKWEEDWDKNKSAFPFSEKLGEISDKIGSTIDDTISKFRKKERDDSPDRVSDNEEDKVSRNGRPAKSEFKDEEETVSTKSVTQTTDTITSTSSRKRGGVPSKTVDLGAAAHYTGDKNSPDDENAKTSVSQSSSTGLADLLIVDSGSRQPASLGGSSDLIDDFADFSSPAASASLPSAAGSSNGNGEFGDWNAFSSTSPPASNAPPVISDLFSDVSVPPAPTSTSTQPPSADLFDLMAPNNSSLSASQSLTFNMCSQTAAMPMSRSQTIGGALLPQQMGLQKSGGKVSLPATWSDPSVNISLDFLSAGLNPPKPTQPTLNTMMQQGVQPPLNMITQNFSGMTLNAQPPATTARSGINPVVAGGSIGMGMPPVMATGTMGIGGMPANQGLMGMNMNMAPAGIGLQGTLGMPGMGIGQGLNAAMVQPKQDAFANFGNFGK; this is encoded by the exons CACCAATGTTGTAATGAACTACTCAGAGATAGAGTCCAAGGTTCGAGAAGCCACCAATGATGATCCCTGGGGTCCATCGGGTCAGCTCATGGGTGAGATTGCCAA ATCCACGTTCATGTATGAGCAATTCCCTGAGGTGATGAATATGCTCTGGACAAGAATGCTTAAGGATAACAAGAAGAACTGGAGAAGAGTTTACAAG gccttattattattagcgtACCTCATCAGAAACGGGTCTGAGCGGGTAGTCACCAGTGCTAGAGAACATATCTATGACCTGCGCTCTTTGGAAAACTATCATTTTGTAG ATGAAAGCGGGAAGGACCAGGGCATCAATGTACGGCAGAAGGTCAAAGAAATGGTAGAGTTTGTCCAGGATGATGACCGGTTACGTGAGGAGAGAAAGAAAGCTAAGAAGAACAAGGACAAATACATTGGAGTGTCTTCAGACGCCATGGGTGGCTTCAAACAAAGTAACT CGGGAGAGAGGCTTGACTCCGAATCCAAAGGCAAATGGGAGGAGGACTGGGACAAAAACAAAAGCGCCTTCCCCTTCAGTGAAAAGCTTGGTGAAATAAGTGACAAAATTGGCAGCACCATTGACGACACCATCAGCAAATTTCGCAAGAAGGAACGGGACGACTCACCAGACAGAGTCAG TGACAATGAGGAGGACAAAGTTTCACGGAACGGTCGGCCTGCCAAGTCAGAGTTCAAGGATGAAGAGGAAACGGTCTCAACAAAGAGCGTCACACAGACCACAGATACCATCACCTCAACGTCCTCGCGCAAACGTGGAGGAGTCCCGTCCAAAACTGTTGACCTGGGTGCAGCTGCCCACTACACTGGTGACAAAAACAGCCCGGATGATGAAAACGCAAAG ACTTCCGTCAGTCAGTCGTCTAGCACGGGGCTTGCTGATCTGTTGATTGTGGATTCTGGCTCACGTCAACCAGCGTCCTTGG GTGGGAGCTCAGACCTCATTGATGACTTTGCAGATTTTTCATCACCGGCCGCCTCTGCTAGTCTCCCTTCAGCTGCTG GTTCATCTAATGGGAACGGTGAGTTTGGTGACTGGAACGCCTTTTCTTCCACCAGTCCCCCTGCCTCCAATGCCCCACCTGTCATCTCAGACCTGTTCAGTGACGTGTCCGTCCCACCTGCCCCCACCTCAACGTCCACCCAACCACCTTCTGCTGATCTTTTTGACCTGATGGCCCCCAACAACAGCAGCCTCAGTGCATCCCAAAGTTTGACCTTCAACATGTGCTCGCAGACTGCAGCCATGCCCATGTCCAGATCACAG ACAATAGGAGGTGCATTATTGCCCCAGCAGATGGGACTACAGAAGTCAGGAGGGAAAGTATCATTGCCTGCCACCTGGTCAGACCCAAGCGTGAACATTAGCCTGGATTTCCTCTCCGCAGGCTTGAATCCTCCAAAGCCCACACAGCCTACACTTAATACCATGATGCAGCAAG GTGTTCAACCACCATTAAACATGATCACCCAGAATTTTTCCGGGATGACACTCAATGCCCAGCCACCGGCGACTACTGCCAGATCAGGAATTAACCCTGTGGTGGCCGGAGGATCCATAGGTATGGGAATGCCTCCTGTTATGGCAACAGGCACTATGGGCATTGGAGGCATGCCTGCCAATCAAGGACTAATGGGCATGAATATGAACATGGCACCCGCTGGCATAGGCCTACAAGGTACCCTCGGTATGCCCGGCATGGGTATTGGCCAGGGTCTGAATGCTGCCATGGTGCAACCTAAACAAGATGCCTTTGCAAATTTTGGCAACTTTGGGAAATGA